GCTGCCTGGCTCGTACTTGTAAAAACCGTGCCCGGATTTCTGCCCGAAACGCTCCATTTCACACAATTTGTTGTCCAGCCAGACAATCGGCTCACCACGACCAACACCGGCCAGTTGACGCGAGCGCCAACCCAGATCGATACCTACCACGTCGTACATGCGATAGGGGCCCATAGCCATGCCGAACCCCTGCAGAGCCTGATCCACTTGCCAGGGCGTGGCGCCTTCCAGCACGACCTCACGGGACTGGCGGGAATACTTCTCAAGCATGCGGTTGCCAATGAAACCATGGCAATTGCCCGCCAGCACGGCTTCCTTCTTGATCGTCTTGCCGATCGCAAGGCAGGCATCCAGCACATCCTGAGCCGTATCCTTGCCACGCACCACTTCCAGCAATTTCATGATGTGGGCCGGGCTGAAGAAATGCAGCCCCAGCACTTGTGACGGCCGCTTGGTTGCGGAAGCGATTTCGTCGATATTCAGATAAGAGGTATTGGAGGCCAGAATACCGCTGGGTTTTACCGCAATTTCCAGCTCGGCAAAGATTTTCTTTTTCAGGTCCATGTTTTCATACACGGCCTCGATCACCAGATCCATGTCCGCCAGATCGGCATAGTCCTGGGTAGTGGTGATGCGCGCGACACGGGCATCAGCCTCGGCCTGATCAAAACGCTCCTGAGCAACGGACCGCTTGTATACCTTGCCAATTTCCTCGACACCTTTTTCCAGCATCTCGGCATTAACGTCCAGCCAGGTGACCGGATAACCCACATTGATGAAGTTCATCACGATGCCTCGCCCCATGGTACCGGCACCGATTACCGCAACCTTTTTGATTTCTTCAAATGACGCCATCTTGCCTGTCTCCTGACTAGGGTGAAAACCGGATAGGTTACGCAAAAGCGGCGGAGTTTTGTAACCCTTACCACTAATAAAAGGTATTCACGCAACCTATAATGACCAACCGGTCAAAGCATCACGCCCCCAACGTTTGCTGGCAACCCCGCCAAAACAACCTCTTGTCGCTCACATGGCAGCTTTTTCAACAATTTCGCGCTATGGTTTGCCTTGTGGCAGGAAAACCCCCCTGGGTAAAGGGGTGATCTGCCAGCGTCAGTCGCCTGTTTTGAAAGCCAACAACCAAAGGACTTGTTATGTGGGACT
This sequence is a window from Halopseudomonas salegens. Protein-coding genes within it:
- a CDS encoding 3-hydroxyacyl-CoA dehydrogenase, whose protein sequence is MASFEEIKKVAVIGAGTMGRGIVMNFINVGYPVTWLDVNAEMLEKGVEEIGKVYKRSVAQERFDQAEADARVARITTTQDYADLADMDLVIEAVYENMDLKKKIFAELEIAVKPSGILASNTSYLNIDEIASATKRPSQVLGLHFFSPAHIMKLLEVVRGKDTAQDVLDACLAIGKTIKKEAVLAGNCHGFIGNRMLEKYSRQSREVVLEGATPWQVDQALQGFGMAMGPYRMYDVVGIDLGWRSRQLAGVGRGEPIVWLDNKLCEMERFGQKSGHGFYKYEPGSRQAIHDPETDMLAREVAEEAGYTQRDIGDEEIVRRCILALVNEGARILDEGYAESAEDIDRVYLYGYGFPADKGGPMKYADSLGLDEVLKQIRQLEAEQGEFWKPAAGLVRRAEAGESFRA